TAAACTCATCCTCAAAGCCTCATTCTTTTTTCCCTTATCTTTCTACTAGTTCTTCTGGCTAACTCAATAAAAAATCCTCTCTAACCAAAGTTTGTGTTTCTATTCGATCCAACTGAACTAATTTCTGTTCAACTTCCAACTTAACTGGCTAAACTATACCACTTAGTCAAGGGAAACATAATTTTCATAAGGAAGCAGGGGTAGGTAAAAGCTAAACCCTACATTTGCCTTGATCTAGCCCTCTTTCTGAAAAATCTCTTAATCAAAGATCTAAATACACATTTCGCATCTGATCAAGAACATTCACATCAATACATCTGGAGACAAGAGGGGAGTAGTGGATTGAAGATAAAGAAAACTGAGTTATTCCCTTGTTTGCTGGAGACAAAGATTGCTTTTCTAGAAGTATTCTGAAGCTAAAGTTAAGTTCTTTGCTTTTTCAGATATGATCAAAGAAACATGCTTTAGTTAGGTTCCCATCTGGAAATACTGTAGAAGCTTTGAGGTTAAGCTAATCAAGTTCTTTTCCTTGTTTTCAGGAGATCCTCCTGATCTTTACTTTTCATGAGAAGCAGGTTTTAACCAGGTTCCTATTCTGAAACATGATCAATAGAATTCATATCTACTTAAACAAACTCACATTTCACAGTTGATCACATTCTTTACTTTTGATAAGTAGCCAAACAAACACACATTTCACAAGGAAGCAAGTTTTAATTAGGTTTCCATTCTGAAAAATTGCAGAAGCTTTAAGATCAAGCAAACTAAGTTCTTTCCTTGTTTGCTGGAGACCTTTAGCAGCATTCTGAAGCTCAAGGCAGCTCTTTTCCCAGCTAAACCGACACACAATTTCACAGTTGGGTCAAGGAAGTAAGTTTTTGTTAGGTTTCTGTCTGCAGAAGGAGATCTTTGCTGGAGGTTTTGAGTAGTACTCTAAAGCCAAATCATGAGTAGCTTAATTAGGTTTTCCATTTTGAAACACTCACATGATGATGAACCTGCCTGCAGAAGGAGATGCATGTTCTAAGATCGAGCTAATTGCATTTTTCTTCTACTTGTTTGCTGGAGATCTTGGCAGTATTCTGAAGAGGTTTCACAGTTGATCAAAGAAACAAGCTTACTCTTAAGATCAAGCTACTTTAGTGGATAAAGATTGAAGCTTTACTAAACAGCCATTAGAAGCAGGTTTCATTAACTTTTCggagatattttttttatagggATCGATTAGTTTCAAGGTCAGGCGATCTGTTAGTCGATCTGTAACCAATTCTATACATTAGGACTGTTGATGGCACTCAATCGCCCGATTATTCaacaaattgagaagaaaattaGGCACATTTAGGGATTCGGAACAGGCAGGAGCCCTAGCTAAGTGTGAGATCTAGGGCTGACCTCATACTCCTCCGGAGGCTGATGGTGGAGGAGCGGGGCGCGGCAGAGAGGGCAGGTGAGCTGGCCGACGTCGACCCACTTGTCGATGCAGTGCTTGTGGAAGGCATGGGCACAGTGTCCGAGCTGGCGGACCTCGTGGCGGGGGCAGAGGGCGTCGAGGCAGACGGCGCAGATGGCCGCGCCGTTGGGGCGGAGGGCGGAGAAGCGGACGACGGGGAGGCGGGACTTGACGGAGGCGGGAGGAGGGAGGTGGGAGTCGGGGAGGAGGTAGGAGGGAAAAGCGTCGAGGTCGTCGATGGCGGCAGCGGCAGCGGCAGAGGAGGAGGGGAGGCCGAGAAAGAAGAGGCCGGCGGAGAGTGCGAGCTTGAGGAGATCGAGGAGGTGGACGATAAGGGCGACGGGGCGGGGTAGGATGACGGTGTAGCATAGGCAGGGGAAGCCCATTGGGGATGATGGCGGCGGAGGTGGTGCCGTTggcgacggcgacggcggcggcggcggcggcggcggaaagGGCGAAAAAAAAGGAGGCGCCTTTTTTGGAGTTGGTGGTGTGGGGGAAGAAATGGAGTTTGTGTGGTGGGAGGTTGGAGAAGAGTGTAGGACATGGTAAAATTGTAGTAAAAAAGGTTATTGATTCGATCTTCTTATCAAACAAGCAAGCTTAgaaattaggaaataattattttctaataataattattccttaataattaggaaataaataactatttacttataataattatttcctaatacgtCCTCTCAAAATGGTAACCTAGAAATGATATTAATTTTGCTATAAATAGCAAACAACCGAGGTCGAAAAGTGACTTTGTAAGTGCATCAGTCAACTGATCCTCAGTAAgaatatgagtaactcgtagTTCGGAGGCATGTACCAGATCACGAATAAAGTGATAGTCAATAGTCAGATGTTTCACCCGAGAGTGAAAAATAAGATTAGTTGAAAGATACGTGACACCCAAATTATCAGTAAAAAGTACAACAGACATGGTAACCGGAAGAAGCAGAtctgtcaaaagtgacttaatccattggatctcagTTGCTGCATAGGCAATGGTACGATATTCAGCCTCAGTTAAAGAGCGTGCAACCGTGCGCTGTTTAGTATATTTCCAGAAAATCGGATTagcacttagaaaaataataaatgtaCCCGTAGAACACTAATCATCTGGATCTCCTGCCCAGCCTGCATCGAAGAAACCATGAAGAGTAAAGGTGTTATCCGTAAGAAGATGAATGTCAAGATCCCTAGTACCATTGAGATACCGAAGTAGACGCTTCACAGCATCCCAATGCGTCTctgaaggagcatgcataaactgtGAAAGCTTGTTGACCGTAAAGgaaatatcaggacgagtcaTACGGAGATGTTATAAGCCTCCGACCACTTCTCGAAACTTAGTCGTATCAAAAGATGAAGATCCATCATGCAAAGTAAGACGAGAGCCAGCAACAATAGGAGTGGAGACCGGCTTGGAATCAAGCATGTTATGTTTGGAGAGAAGATCGGTGGCATACTTTTGTTGAGACAAGAGAAGACCATTTAAAGTTGGGAGAACTTTAATACCgcagaagagggaaagagccccAAGATCCTTAATCACAAATTTTGTATGAAGTTTACATACTATGACGTCAACAGAAGAAGCACCACTCCCTGTaatgattagatcatcaacatatacaaggaaatagataacagTATCATTTCGAGaataaacaaataaggaggtGTCAGCTCGGGATGCAATAAAGTcaagagagaccaagaaagcGCAAAGCTCCAAATACCAGGCGCACGGAGCCTGCTTCAGGCCATAAAGCGTCTTATGCAAATGACACACATGATTCGGAAACTCAGCACTGCGCATACCCGAAGGTTGCGCCATATAAACCTCCTCTGCAAGATGACCATTAAGAAATGCATTGTTTACATCAAGTTGACGAAGACACCACCTCCGATTCACGGTCAAACTAACAACAATGCAcattgttattgaattaataacaaggtTGAATGTATCATGAAAGTCAACACCAGGGCGTTGATGAAAACCTTTGGCAACAAGATGAGCCTTACCGATCAATTGAGCCATCAGAATTACGCTTAATGCGAAACACCCACTTATTACCCACAAGATTTTGGTCTGGCGAAGGTGggacaagagtccaagtttgATTACGGAGAAGAGCATCATACTCTTCATGCATCGCTTGTACCCAATTCGGATCTTTGAGCGCCTGCGTGACAGAGGAGGGTGCATAAGGTTGTGGGAGACTAGTATAAAGAAGATACTTTGGATTGagtttgtagatgatatttttggaGCGAGTTTGCATGGGATGTTGGTTTAGAGAAGTGAAAGAGGGAGAAAGAGTCGGTGGGCTAGAGGGTCGATTGCCACCAGGCAACGTGGACGACCCAACAACAAGAGGTGATGATGGCAGAGATAATGGCAGCGATGATGACAGCGGCGATGATGACAGCGATGAAGAAGTCACTTGCGGACGACTACGGTTAGTGACAGGTTGCGGCATCAGTGCTGGAGGGTCCCACGAGAGAACTGGTGCAGCAGAGAGCTCAGAGTCAATGTATTACTGTGGAATCCAAGGAGGAGGTGATGGCAAATGAAAAACATGCTCCACAAACTTAACATGACGAAATACAAAGATTCTTTTGAGAGCTACATCATAGCACAGGAAGACACTCTGGGTGAGAGAATAACCAAGGAAGACACAAGAGGTTAACTTGGGATCAAGCTTGTGGTGAGAGTAGGGGCGCAACCACGGAAAGCATAGACACCCGAAAACTCGAAGCTTAGAAAGATCAGGAACGATGgtgaacaatttttcaaaagaggaTATATGGGAGAGACCGACCTTAGGCATGCGATTAATCAAATAGATTGTCGCAGCAAAGGCATAAGGCTAGAAAGTGAGTGGAATGGATGCTTTGTACAACAAAGTGAGACCAGTTTCGACTATATGGCGATGACGACATTCAGAGTATCCCTTGTGCTCAGGAGTATATGGAGGAGTGGTAAGATGACTAATACCATGAGTAGTAAGAAAGGAGCAAAGGACTaagaattcacctccattatcaGTGAAAAGTATTTTGATAGTCATCGAGAACCGATTTTCAACAAGAGTTTTGAATGCAATAAAGGTAGAGTATACATCCGATTTATTGCGTAAAGGATAAAGTCATGTATACTTTGTAAAATGATCGACAAAGATAACATAATATTTGAGTCCATCAAATGATGATATAGGAGATGCCCAAACATCAGAAAAGATAATATCCAAAGGAGCACGAGACGAAATACTAAATTTATGAAAGAGTAATTTATGACTCTTATTAATATTGCACGAAGTGCatgaaaaattagacaaagtaTTCGCAGGAAACAAAAGACCCAAGGATAAAAAAAACGTTGCAAAACATCTAATGACGGATAACCTAAATGACTATGCCATAAGGAAATAGATGACGAGATAGACATAGAAAAGACGGAAGGTGATGATAGCGTAGACATAAATTTTGGCCAGTAATAGACACCATCTCTATGGACCTCGTTGACCAGTGTCGCTCCCTACGACGATCCAACACTTGAAAataggaatcaaagaaaagaaatgtaacAGGATTAGTAGCACAACGTGCTGTGacagaaattaaattttttgacaTAGATGGAACAAATAAAACattgaagaaaactaaagggaaagatggagtagagaaagagaaagaaccagTGTGTGTAATAGGTAGTCTAGAACCATCACCAATGACGACGCTATCATTCTCATAGTAAGGCTCATGCAATGAGAGAGTAGCGAGATCAGTGGTGATATGATGAGAGGCGCCAGAGTCAACAACCCATTTTCGAGAATCAGATGAAGGTGTATAATGAATGGTAGTGTGCGCAAACGGCGCACTATACGTGGGATGCGGAGCACACAGAGGAGCCGGCGGAAGCAGAGCAAGCATCAAGGCAGTCATATGATCACACTGGCGTGTAAAGTGACCTTGGACACCACAAATCTGACAACGCCCAAGATAATGATTGGGACTGGACACAACTGGATGTGCAGGAGGACACGCAGATAGCCCAGGAGTAGACATGCGTGGCTGATGGGATATAGGCGGAACCTACTGGTGAGCACCACGATAGTTTGAATACCAATTACGAGAATTTCCTGTTAGAGCCACAAGTGCAGTCATTGGCATCGAAGATGGAGATGGTGTTGAGACTTTTAACTATGTTTCATAGCTGAGGAGCTGCTCGAATAGCTCATCAAAGGTAATAGGGACATCACGAACTTGCAGAGCATGTGAGATATTGTAGTAATCTTGGCTAAAACCATTCAGGACACGAATAGAGAGCTCATCAAAGtcaactttgacattcataagcATAAAAGCGTCAATATTTCTTTTAATGTCCTGCATATAATCAGTGATAGACCTATTATCCTGTTAAGGGCTAGCAAGATTTTGACGATGAGTCATAATCCTCCCACGTGAGGGAGCGGCGTAGGTTCTCTCCAGCGTCTGTCATGCGTCTCTagatgaagttgatgaagaaataaattgCACAAGAGTAGGAGACATCGAACCTATAATAGCGTTGAGGGGAAGTTGATCCTGACGGAGCCAAAGAATATGATCAGGATTCGCCTGAGGGAGTGTGACATCTGTAGGCGTTATCTGCGCAAGGGGGCAGGGACGTGAGCCATCAATAAAACCCAGTAAGTTATATCCGAATAGAAGAGACATGAACTGCAAGTGCTAGACAGAATAATTGGAGGTGGTGAGTTTCAACGGTGCCTGAGCATTGACGTTGAGAACCACAAGAGAGACAAGATAATCAGGAATATTTGTGAGAGATAGCCGACGAATGATATTGTCGCCAGCAGCCATTGCAGAAGGCGGCTGGAGTCGGCGGTTGATGTCGTTGGCGGCAGCCATTGTAGAAGGCGGCTGGTAGGTATtgtggagaaaagaaagaaaaagaaaaaaaaaagcttaAGCTTTGATACCATACTGATGATAGAattcacacatattattaatgatatcatatggtatatataaatatcattacaagtaaaaatagaaaaatacataaattagaaaacaataattattttctaataataattattctctaataactaggaaataaataattatttttagaaaaatgatatgcacaaggaaaaaaactcaatgaaaacctcaaggatagacacataaagtgatgggcccacaaaaagtgaaatggtgggccatgactttatgtgtctattcttgaggttttcattgaggttttttccttgtgcatatcattgctcttatttttaatatatttctcaaattttttaatcaaaattgttgctcgaattttttataaaaatactaaaataaagatattttaagaataaaaaaaataagattttatgacattttgattttttttttcaatataagacttcttttaattttaaaaataaaggacgtctttttttatatttgttttaCTAACTTATGTATCTTTCATTAACCTACTTAGAGAGCCCCCAGCTCAACGGTAAGAGGCACAGTCTCATGAGTCATGAGTTCGATTTTCATTCGCAGTGCTCGAATTACTGGGATAGTTAGGTTGTTGTATCAGGAACCATTCCAATTTTCAAATTTACACGGTGAGTAAATCATAGGGTTCAAGACTAATGGGATCCGAGTGATCTATAGGATCCGAGACTTAGATacctgaattaattaaaaaaaaaacatccatcttgttattgtttttacatttatcaaaTTAGATAAAGTTTGAGGGTAACATGAAAATTCCCAACTTTAAGTTCGGAATAGGTTGAAAAACAAAGGCACGATGGTAGGTGACATTGTGCCATGAATTGTCATACAACTCCATGTCTTGATGG
This region of Zingiber officinale cultivar Zhangliang chromosome 9A, Zo_v1.1, whole genome shotgun sequence genomic DNA includes:
- the LOC122020827 gene encoding brassinosteroid-responsive RING protein 1-like produces the protein MGFPCLCYTVILPRPVALIVHLLDLLKLALSAGLFFLGLPSSSAAAAAAIDDLDAFPSYLLPDSHLPPPASVKSRLPVVRFSALRPNGAAICAVCLDALCPRHEVRQLGHCAHAFHKHCIDKWVDVGQLTCPLCRAPLLHHQPPEEYENTAKISSKQVEEKCN